Sequence from the Anaerolineae bacterium genome:
CGAGCGGCTACGCCTGCGCACCGTGGCGTTGCGCCTGGAACGGCGCGCGCCCCTGGCCCAGGTGCAGGGCGACCGCCAGCGGCTGGACGACCTGGAACAGCGCCTGCGCTGGGCTTTGAGGCGGCGTTTGCGCCAGCGGCACCTGGAACTGCGCGGCTGGGCACAGCGTTTGCGGGACGCCGCGCCTCAACAGCGGCTCCGCGCTCACCGGGTTGGGCTGGCGGCCCTGGATGAGCGCCTGAGGCGGGCCTGGCGGCAAACGCTGCGCTGGCGGCGCGTCGCTTTGGAGCATCAGGCCCGTCGCTTGGCGGCCCTCAGCCCGCTGGCCGTGCTGCAGCGGGGGTACGCCATCGTGCGCGACGAACAGGGCCGGGTGGTGCGTCGGGCTGGCCAGGTGGCCCCCGGCGATGCCCTGGAGGTGCTTCTGGCACAGGGCCGTCTGTGGAGCCGGGTGGAGTACACCGAGCCGGACGAGAGGGAGGGGGCGCCATGAAAGACGCTGCTTCGTGGCCCTTAGTGCTGTTGCCGCAGCGGTGGACCCTGTACCGTTTGCCCCCGGACGTCCCCTGGCCCCCGGAAGCCTTGCGCACCCCCTGGGCCTTTCTGGCCCGGACTCCGGAGGAGGTCTCTCTGCTGCTTCCGGAGGATGTGGCGGCCCCGGAAGGGGGCCGCGCCCAGGGCCCCTGGCGGGGCTTTCGTGTAGCCACAGTGTTGGCGTTGGATTTGGTGGGCGTGCTGGCCGGGTTGAGCCAGACCCTGGCCGCCGCCGGTGTGCCCCTGCTGGCCGTCTCGACCCACGACACCGACTATCTTTTCGTGCCCGCCGAACGGCTGGAGGCTGCCACGCAAGCCTTCCGGCAAGCCGGGTATCGCCTGTTGGAGGAAACCGATGCACGCTGAATCCCCGCGCCCCGTTGAAACCCTGACCTACGAAGAGGCCCTGGCCGAACTGGAGACCATCGTGCGCGCCCTGGAGGGAGATGAGCACACCCTGGAAGAGTCCCTGGCGCTGTTCGAGCGCGGTCAGGCGTTGCTCAAACATTGCGCTGCCCTGCTCGACAAGGCGGAGTTGCAGGTGCAGCAGTTGCTGGGCGAAGAACTGGCCCCCTTCGAAGCGCCGGAGGCTTACGACGAGGAGTCCTGATGGGGCGTGAACTGGCCGCCAACTGGGTGCTGTGGGCGGCGTTGAGCGCCCTGTTTCTGGCCCAGGCGCTCAAGGTGCCCTTGGGCTGGCTGCAGGAACGCCGCTGGCAATGGGGGTTGCTGGTTTCGCCAGGGGGGATGCCCAGCAGCCATGCGGCGTTGATGGCCGCGGCCACTCTGGGGGTGGGGTTGGCCCAGGGGTTCGCCTCGCCGCTGTTTGGCCTGGCTGTGGCGGTGAGCCTTATCGTGGTTTACGACGCCACGGGCATTCGCCGTCAGGCTGGCGAACACGCGACGCTGATCAATCGCATCGTGGCGCAGTTGCAGGCTGGCCACCTGCCGCCAGGCGACACCTTGCGCGAGGTGTTGGGCCACACTCCCTGGGAGGCCTTTTGGGGTGTGGCGCTGGGCCTGGCCACGGCGTGGCTCTGGTGGTGGGTGCAGCAGGGCCTTTGAGGGGGGAGAGCCTCTCGGAGCGGAAGGGCCCCGCAAGTCCGGCGAAAAGAAAAACGCGCGGCCAGGCCGCGCGTTGGGAGGGGGTGTTTCCCTCAAGGGGAAGAAGGTTATGATGGGTCTTGCTTTTTCTTTTGCTTGAGACGGATGGTGCTGTGCTTTTCGGGGTAGCGTCCGCGTTTGTCGGCGTAGAAGGCGCGGATGCGTTCCAGGTCGGCCTCGTCGTCCCCGGTGGGGAGGAAATAGTCGCCGATGCCCACGGTGCGGGTGGGGTAATCCAGAAAGCCCAGGGCGATGGGGACGCCGGCCTGGACGGCGATGTGGTAGAAGCCGCTTTTCCAGTGGTCGGTGAACTTGCGGGTTCCTTCGGGGGCGATGAGCACCACAAAATCCTCATGGGTGCGGAAGTTATGCACCATCTGGCCGACGAAACCCGACCGCACGCTGCGGTCAACCGGAATGCCGCCCAGAAAGCGCATCAGGGGGCCTAAGGGGCCGCGGAAGAGTTCCTTCTTGCCGATCCAGCGGGGGCGCAACCCCAGGGCCATCATGGCCGGGAGGGCGATGAAGAAGTCCATGTTGGAGGTGTGGAAAGCCCCGATAACGATGAATTTGCGGCCCGGAGGGCGGCGATCCACCACGCGCCAGCCCATCAGCCGCAGGAGCAAGCGGCCCAGGCGTTGCAGCCAGGTGCGGCGGGGCCGGGCGTTGACGTTCGGAAGGTCGGTCGTTTGGGTGTTCATGAGAATAGGATATCCTGAGTGGGGAATGGTCACTAATGAAAAACCCCCATGGGCGGGAAAAGTTGTGCTCACCGGGCAAAAGGCAGGCGGCGGAGCAGCGCCGCGGCGACTAAGCGAGGCTCTTTCGCGCCGGTGGCCCAGAGGGCCAGGCCGTAGGTCAAGGCCCCCATGGGGATGAGGACGAGGTTTTGCCACAGAATGCCGCGGGGGCTCAAAAGGCGCAACCCCACCCAGAGGAGAGCGGACATGACCAGGGTGGCCGCGCCAGCCTGGCCGAGGCCGAGCAGCGTCTGGCGGCCCTCCAGACCCTGCAGCCGGCGGCGCATGAGGCCGAGCAGGCCGACCATCTCCAAAGTGGTGGCCAGGGAGTTGGCCAGGGCCAGTCCGCCGTGAGGCATCCACCCCGCCCGGCGGAACAGCGCCACGAAGAGCAGACTGAAGGCCAGGTTGAGGCTCATGGCCACGCTGCCCACCAGCACCGGGGTCTTGGTGTCGTGGAAGGCGTAAAAGGCCCGCGAGATGATTTCCACCACCGAGTGGGCGACCAGCCCGACGGCGTACCAGAGCAGGGCCCAGGCCACCAACTCGGTGGAGTGGGCGTCGAACGCGCCGCGCTGGAAAAGTAGGGCGACCACGGGTTTGCGCAGCAGGATCAGACCGACCGCCGCGGGGAGTGAGAGGAAGACCACGCCCCGGAGCGTGGCCGCTAAGGAGCGACGCATGGCGTCCATCTCGCCGCGGGCCACCTGCGCCGAAAAGGTGGGCAGCGCAGCGATGGCGATGGCCTGGGCAATGACCACCTGAGGCATGGTCATCACCGCCCAGGCGATCTGGATGGCCGTCAGGCTGCCTTCAGGCTGCGCCGAGGCCAGCACCACATTGACCCAGAAGTTGAGTTGCACGATGGCCACGCCCAGCACGCGGGGTGCCATTAGGCGGCCCACCTCGCGCACCGCCGGGTCGTGCAGGCTGAGGGTGGGCAGGTAGCGCCTTCCGGGGAGGCGGAGCAGGCCGGGGATCTGGACGGCCAGATGCAGCGCGGCACCCAAAACCGCGCCCCAGGCCAGGCCGTAGATGCCGTAACGCGGCGCCCAGGCCAGCACACCGAAGATCATCCCCAACCAGTACATGGTAGGGGCCAGGGCGGGCAGAAGAAAGTGCTGATGGGCGTTGAGGATGCCCATCAGCAAACCGCTGAGGCCAAAGATGATGGGTGAGAGCAGTAAGATGCGCAGCAGCGACACGGTGAGGGCTTGCTGGGCTGGGGTGAACCCCGGCGCCAGCAGGTGGCCGACGATGAAGGGCGCCAGGAGCCAGGCCAGAGCAGCGGTGGCCGTGAGCACCAGAAGGACCAGATTGGCGATGGCCGAGGCCAGACGCCAGGCCCGTTCGCGTTTCCCCTGGGCCAGGAAGCCGGTGAAAGTGGGGATGAACGCCGACCCCAGCGCCCCCCCGGCGACCAGGTTGAAGAGCAGGTCGGGCAGACGCGAGGCGGCGTTGTAGGCGTCGATGGCCGCACTGGTGCCGAAGGCCTGAGAAACCACGATCTGCCGCGCCAGGCCCACCAGATTGGAGAGCACGAACGCGGCCATGACCGTGCCGGCGGCGCGGGCGATTTGCTGGTTGTCCCGATGGCCGGAGGGGGAGGTTGTCGTCTGGCTCATGGTGGGGGGATTATACCCCGCCCTGGCGCGGGGTTAACGCATACCACGGGACCGAAATTCGGTCCCGTGGTATGCCCCGTCCCGTAATCGCCCTTTGCCGAGGAGGAGGCCCCTCGGCTCTCTCAAGGAGGAGAAGAGGTTCGCCCTTCACTATCCAAAGCTTACTCGATTTGGCGTCATATTGCTTGACGGAAAACCTACGTTTTACCGACGGTTTCACGGCGATTGGACAATAGAGTGGGGAGGGCCCTTAGCGGTGGGTGGCGCTCAACCAGAGGGCGGTCACGCTCAACGCGAAGAGGAACCACAGGTGGAAGAAGAGGAAGAGGGTCAACCGTACCCAGTGCAGCCCCACGGCCCAGATGACCGCCAGGGTGAAGGCCAAAGTCAGCCAGCCCAGGCGTCCCACCGTGCCGGGCGGTAGAGCAGGAAGTACAGCAGGGCCCCAAAGGCCGCGACCACCCCTATGGGGACGAGCACGCTCCAAAGATCCAGTTCGCCATGCAGCACGGCGCGCACGAGTTCGCCGTAGAGGGGGAGGGAAAAGAGCACCAACGGCCAGATGAGGGCCGCACGTCCGGCCTGTTCGATCTCTTGTAAGCGTTCAGCATTCTGGTTGCTGTTCATGGCAGGTTACACCAATCATAACACGCCCCAGGTCCCTATGATAGAATTGAGAAGCCGTTGATCTCCCCCTGTTTTGCGAGGTGCCATGACCGATATCGATGCGATTCGCACCGAGAAGCTGACCCGCGTCTACACCTTGCGTGGCTGCAAGAAGCAAAAGGTCCGCGAATTGGTGGCGTTGCGTGGCGTGACGCTCACCGTGCCGCGCGGCGAACTCTTTGGCTTGCTGGGCCCCAACGGCGCGGGGAAGACCACGCTTATCAAGATCCTGACCACCTTGCTGGCTCCTTCCTCCGGCAGGGCCTGGGTGTTGGGCCATGATGTGATGACCGAAGCCGAGGCCGTTCGCCCGCGGATCAACATGGTGTCGGGCGGGGAGACTTCGGGGTACGGCCTGCTCACCGTGCGCGAGAACCTGTGGCTGTTTGCCCAGTTGTACGGCATCCCTTCGTCCGAGGCCAACCGTCGCATCGAGGAACTGCTGGCGATGGTGGGCATGGCCGACCGGATGCACACCAAGTCGTCGGAGTTGTCCACCGGCTTGCGGCAGAAGATGAACATCGTGCGCGGTTTTCTCACCGACCCCGAGGTGCTCTTCCTCGACGAACCCACGCTGGGGCTGGATGTA
This genomic interval carries:
- a CDS encoding exodeoxyribonuclease VII large subunit, which gives rise to ERLRLRTVALRLERRAPLAQVQGDRQRLDDLEQRLRWALRRRLRQRHLELRGWAQRLRDAAPQQRLRAHRVGLAALDERLRRAWRQTLRWRRVALEHQARRLAALSPLAVLQRGYAIVRDEQGRVVRRAGQVAPGDALEVLLAQGRLWSRVEYTEPDEREGAP
- a CDS encoding ACT domain-containing protein, whose product is MKDAASWPLVLLPQRWTLYRLPPDVPWPPEALRTPWAFLARTPEEVSLLLPEDVAAPEGGRAQGPWRGFRVATVLALDLVGVLAGLSQTLAAAGVPLLAVSTHDTDYLFVPAERLEAATQAFRQAGYRLLEETDAR
- the xseB gene encoding exodeoxyribonuclease VII small subunit, with the protein product MHAESPRPVETLTYEEALAELETIVRALEGDEHTLEESLALFERGQALLKHCAALLDKAELQVQQLLGEELAPFEAPEAYDEES
- a CDS encoding divergent PAP2 family protein produces the protein MGRELAANWVLWAALSALFLAQALKVPLGWLQERRWQWGLLVSPGGMPSSHAALMAAATLGVGLAQGFASPLFGLAVAVSLIVVYDATGIRRQAGEHATLINRIVAQLQAGHLPPGDTLREVLGHTPWEAFWGVALGLATAWLWWWVQQGL
- a CDS encoding glycerol acyltransferase, translated to MNTQTTDLPNVNARPRRTWLQRLGRLLLRLMGWRVVDRRPPGRKFIVIGAFHTSNMDFFIALPAMMALGLRPRWIGKKELFRGPLGPLMRFLGGIPVDRSVRSGFVGQMVHNFRTHEDFVVLIAPEGTRKFTDHWKSGFYHIAVQAGVPIALGFLDYPTRTVGIGDYFLPTGDDEADLERIRAFYADKRGRYPEKHSTIRLKQKKKQDPS
- the murJ gene encoding murein biosynthesis integral membrane protein MurJ → MSQTTTSPSGHRDNQQIARAAGTVMAAFVLSNLVGLARQIVVSQAFGTSAAIDAYNAASRLPDLLFNLVAGGALGSAFIPTFTGFLAQGKRERAWRLASAIANLVLLVLTATAALAWLLAPFIVGHLLAPGFTPAQQALTVSLLRILLLSPIIFGLSGLLMGILNAHQHFLLPALAPTMYWLGMIFGVLAWAPRYGIYGLAWGAVLGAALHLAVQIPGLLRLPGRRYLPTLSLHDPAVREVGRLMAPRVLGVAIVQLNFWVNVVLASAQPEGSLTAIQIAWAVMTMPQVVIAQAIAIAALPTFSAQVARGEMDAMRRSLAATLRGVVFLSLPAAVGLILLRKPVVALLFQRGAFDAHSTELVAWALLWYAVGLVAHSVVEIISRAFYAFHDTKTPVLVGSVAMSLNLAFSLLFVALFRRAGWMPHGGLALANSLATTLEMVGLLGLMRRRLQGLEGRQTLLGLGQAGAATLVMSALLWVGLRLLSPRGILWQNLVLIPMGALTYGLALWATGAKEPRLVAAALLRRLPFAR
- a CDS encoding ABC transporter ATP-binding protein — encoded protein: MTDIDAIRTEKLTRVYTLRGCKKQKVRELVALRGVTLTVPRGELFGLLGPNGAGKTTLIKILTTLLAPSSGRAWVLGHDVMTEAEAVRPRINMVSGGETSGYGLLTVRENLWLFAQLYGIPSSEANRRIEELLAMVGMADRMHTKSSELSTGLRQKMNIVRGFLTDPEVLFLDEPTLGLDVGAARDVRRMVRQWMAANPQRTILLTTHYMHEAEELCDRVAIINRGEVLACDTPANLKRALQQESLFVLETTPLNGLSPQDLEHLPGVKRIGYRLVPGGSRLDCHLEDDAALGPLVSALTARGVRLRSLQKREPTLEDVFVHLVGRSMAEEESAHA